TTGATGGCTCTGAGTCATAATGTAGGCAGCATATAGTTTATGTTGTGCCTAGTCTAACTACCAGTATAGCTGCCATCCTGTGTGTTGACGTTAGTGAATATGtatgaatttgtgtgtgtgtttgtgatgaaagagatttacaattattttacacCCTTCTCCTGTCAGTTGTATTCCATAAATATATAGCCTGGTGATGTCAAGGGAGGAAAACCTAGCCACATgcaagcgttttttttttattattgctatttttataAAGCCTCCCCCCATTGAAAGTGCTGTGTTGATCACCACCTGTGGAACATCTACATGCCTTGATTTCAAGTTTATGTAGCTGTATTACTCAAGCAGTGTGCACAATGCCATATTAaggtgattgaaaaaaaattttgggtACCAACCAAGTTAAGGGGAGTTGAGCAGATTGAACAGAGTGGGGTGTATCATGGAACCATATAACCTTAACCTGATCATACCAGATATGTATTTAAATTAGGCCCTACAGATAAGGCTCATGGCATTGCATGCAGCAAGAGTAATACATTTattcctttatctttttcttcctgcttCTCTGTCAATGCACACTTATATGCATCCTTAATCACTACATCACAAAAAACtgtgtcttttaaatttgtcttgTGATGGCTTTTGCTAGACAATTGCATATATTGAccattaaattttatattaaaatagtttggCCTTATCAGAGTGGAACATTTGGTTGACCTTATgtaagattaaaattttaaaaaattttatgttgAGATTGATCCTACCAACTATAGCTCTCAGGAATGGTTAATTATTAATCATAGAGACTTGAAACATTCCTATCCATCTAAGCCCAATGAAAAGAACAGCAAGGTATGATCTAAATAAATACTACAAATTAAGCATCAAGAAAAAGTAGGACCAAAAGAGAGAGGGAACAAGTAGGTCATCTTGATTTCAATGAAAGAAGTCAAAAATAGACATAGGACTGTACATGGATAGTTTTGTGTTGTCAAGGCAGTAGCCAGTAGGATAGGTCCGTGGGACCATTTGTAATGAGGTGTATTTCTGGAGAGATCTGACCTCATTCTGTGgatagtgatgtttgtaggtttcTATCTCGAGAACATTGAGCTCTGCTCTGTTAAATTAGACTTGTAACTGTAAGCAGCTTCACATCACACAGAAACAtgtgtaaatcatgtaaaagaTTTCACATCAAGAAAATTTGCCTGGGTAGTCTGAAAACGTAAAGAATTTGGTAGAGTTTAAAAGTCATATGTCTCctagttgaaaatattttgtgataaatTGGGCATGAAAGGTGATCTTCTGTGATATTCAACATCAGCGGTATAAAACAAGGCATAAAGGTCTTGACATGTTTTATAGGTTGTCATGCACTTTTTTGGGAATCCATAATACTGTCAGCTGTGTTATTGGGAGAGGAGGACTACAACCCCCAACAATGTAAACTGTGGATCTCCCTTTGCTTTATTACAGACAAAAAGTCTAACTCTTGAGAATTTAATTATGGCCATAACTTTTCTCAATCTTGATGCAAAGTTTCTAGAAATGCTAAGTGGAAAGGTTTTAGGTATCTCTTTTGCAATTCTAACCTTCGCATAAATGTCTCacattgtttctttgtctttttgattTGATGTTGAAAACTAACTCTTTATAGtcttaaggtttttttttaatatgcccTACTAAAACTGGGAAACAACGGAAACTCAGTGTTGCAAAAATCTAATGCCCACCAATTCAGTTTTCTCATTTGTGTCATTTTTCCTTAACACCGAATATAGTACATTCACCTAGGAAGAGGAAATTTcagtttcctttttgtattAAGAAGAATGTCttgttataaaattttaaaaaaaaatgggtttcTTTCTATAGTTGATTAAACATTAGAGTTGGTGAATCATCATTTCGATatctatttctttaaaatctgaTTTGCAGAGTTTACTGTTCTTGAATTTATAACAGTTTCTGGgttgtcttttaattttaacatgtTTAGATGATTGGGGTTTTATGGCCAAACATCAActtcaacaaaaagaaaaaactattcTGTTCATGTTGTAAGTGTGCAGCAATAAAATAAGGTTCACTGACTTCTGAGGAATAAATATCAGAGGTTAATCGTGATTATTGTAGGGTGGTTATATGGAGCcatcaaaatagtttttaagacacatttttctgttataaaaaAGGACACTTGTTCACAATTTGACACAGCTGAAAGGTAAAGTAAGCTCTGTTTTCTCCACTCTCTTGcttcatttcttctcaaaagaAATATGAACAAGAACAGCTGGAGCTTGAGGCAAAATTGTCTGAAGTGGATACAGGCAAGAATGATGAAATTCACAGCAGTTTGGAGTTTGTTAAGGAGACCCTAAAGGGtctcagagaagaagaaaagcggCTGAAAGGTCAGTGGTACTTCTTTTACTGGTGGTGGTCTTTTAAAAATGGTTCTTGGGGTCTTCATCCATTTTCCTATTTTTGCTCACTCAGGTATAATCTTCTTAGTTTTTAAGGTGCCATTTTTCCACaggctaaattaaaaaaaaaatcataatttagATAAAGAGccatattattataatatagaTAATTACATGTAAGaatgaaacttttgtttaatttcttaaactttggggtttttttcttagaaaaatatttcttttttgaaatacttcagtttaattttaagtatgtgtatatatttatataaagattgttttaaaagttgttgaagaaaatttatcattgtTTCATGCAAGGCTACTGTTAAAAATTATAGTCTGCCACTTTaacaatgtatatataatacTGCTTTcatcatttacatattttgtaatCTGAACTATTGATATAAAGAGCATCAGAAATTAAGATTTTCAAGAAAGTAGTCAGTGAAAAGTATTGGCATGGTAGGGTGTTTAAAGATGAGAAACttgtataaataaattgttgGCCTGTATctgattaaataaatttagttaatGGTTTCTAAAAGTATCTTTGTTAATAAATTgttaagtaatatttttgtttgtatactGTCATATATTATCACCAACTGAAGGCTTTATATAACATACTGATTTAAGTGAAGTCAGAtcaattttaagaatttttctaTTGTTATTGGTGGTCGAATAATTACACAGTTCACATGATGCTGTACTGACAGTCTTGATCTTTACATAGAGAGTAagtgcttttttaaaagttgactCAATTTAAGAATGGCATGGTATATCTTATTCCATTCATATAATGTGGTTTTTCCAAATTCtgtaaaacaacatttttctttttttcagatgttgcacttttttttcattaaaaattttaagctGATTTTTGTGACACATAAAGAAAGACTTAAATGACTGAGACCTGCTGTTTCACTTCATGGAGTAGTTAATGTGGTATAGGgttctttattttcaggaaaTCTTTTCCATGTTAGTCCACTTGAAGAAAGGCTGGAGAAAGCCAGATTACTGGCTcagcagagaaaagaagaggagCGTCTTAGATCCCTGGAGGACAAAAAGCAACAGGAAGAGCAGCGAGCCAAACGCAAGGAAACACGGAAAAGTGTTCTTGATGAACTAATTGAGACCGAAAAAAGTTACCTCTTTTGTCTTCAGCTTTGCATAACCACTTTCTATGACTCATCATCAAGCATGAAGGTTGGTTTTatccttttttgctttttggtttggttttttttaagtggggAAAGGGAGTAGCTGTTTAGCATAATGAATTATTCACCACATTCACCTGCTTTCTCATTTTAAAAGTGTACTTTTTCACTTGCTTCAGGTGCCAGAAAGTGTGGACCTGGAATTTCTTTTTGGCAACATGGAAGAGATAGCTGACGTCTCTCAAAGGCTCTTTACTCAGCTGGAGTCTGCTGTAATTGGCAAGGAATTTGAAGAGCAGGTTGTGGGTGAgtgactttttttgttgttgttgttttctgcatCACTCTCCATTTGGATTCTTTGGAATGCTCGATGAAAACAGCTACATAtccaaatttgttttaaaacccTCTGCAGATTGAACTGAAAAACAGTCTGTAGTCATTGAGTAATCTATCAGTAGATGATTGACTTTATATTGAACTCACCAAGTTAGGGACAATGAGCTAAGTCTTGAGTGTTGACTAAATGCAAAGGCAGATTTGgaactttatttatgttttcaggaACTGCATTTGTGGACCTGGCAGAAGATATGAAAAACACATATGCCCCATACTGTAGAAACCATGATGATGTATTAATGGTCATGGAGAAggtataaattgttttcattattatttttattagttttattctgtatattttgTACATGTTCCTTGCAGAAAAAACCAGCATGAGATTTAGTCACGTAAACGTGTATATGTATGATTACTGGTGCATACTTTAGCTCTGTGTGTGCTTCTCCATGCATAAAGGATGTTCACATTCTTAAAGGTATGTACAATCTGCTTgtcattttgttaaaaacaagattttgcGAGAAAACCACaagatattaatttttaagTGGCTGCAGTTTGTGTATAGTCATTCTCTAATGTCTTTATCCTGCCAGCACAAGGATAATCCTGAAGTGTGTGAGTACTTCGCAGCAAAGGTGGAGGAAATGAGGCAGAAAACTAACATTTTTGATGTCGAGGCAATGCTAATAAAGCCAGTGCAACGCATTCTCAAGTACCCACTTCTCCTAAATGAGCTgcaaaaggtaaaaaaatacattcaaaaaAGTAAGTACTTGAGAACATAGATTTGGTGAAAGTTTGAAGTCTTAAAGGTTAAgggatgatgattattacaatATGTCTCTTTATACAAGTATATTTTAAGTTTCTCAGTCTTTTTCAGAGAGTGTAATAGCTCTACAAAAGAGCCTGTAGcccgatgtttttttttttgttttgttttttttgtgtgtggttgttaagattctgtttggtttgtacaacagaaatattgtttttcattaCCCTGTCAAACAGCTTTTACTCAAAGTAATTGCTGATAAGAAGCAAAAGAAGACTTTTGGTAGTAGCTGATatatttaaattactttttcccCCAGTGTACAGAAGAGGACCATCCAGACAAGACAGCTATCCGGAGGGCCATAGAAGCAATGACAAATGTAGCCACTTCAATCAATGAGTATAAACGCAGAAAAGATTTGGGTAAGTTTTATTGTCACAACCACACAGTCTGATGTAAGCTTTTTCACATCGCAGACAAAACTTGATAACCGGATTTTGTCATAGTTTTCTTGCCTGGTGTAATACACagattatatattaaaaaacaagaaaacagatcTAGTTTTAGTTTCAAATCAAAATTAACTGCCAGTAGAGGTTCATATATACTCACGGCACTTGTCCCAGTACTGAGCATAAACTCTTCATGACACAGGACTCCTGTGACAGGAGTATCATTTAAAAGTTCATAAAAACACAATGATTCTTCTAAGATAATTCAGGTTGATTATCACTCCTCTCTTTGATACCAAACGACAGTATGCTCTCAGTTGCACACTTTACAAGAACAGCTTTTGCTGTTGTGCCATCGTGTGAGGTGCATTTTAGTTGATTGTTATGGAATGCTTTGCTAGCATCATGTGTTGCACCAAACAGTTTTAGTTGCAAGAAGATGCATTATTAAAAAGCTAAGAAGAAATGACCAAACCAGGCAAAAGTATAATTTGTCTGTGGTAtatgcagtatatatatatattcagttaGTAACGATTGTCAGCAGTGTGTGCAGTATATAAATTGTTAATATTTGTGGTATGTGTGCAGTGTACAAGTATAAAAAAGAGACAGATGAAACATTCACCATGAAGATTGCCAAGTTGAACCTACACTccataaagaaaaagtcaaCAAGGATGCGAGGAAGATTGAGTACCAATTTAGGCATAGCACTTCAGGTATAGCATTTTAACAAATGCAAGAATATGTGTTGAATGGCTTTGAGTAAAATTCAAAGGTGCTGTTGAtttcacaagaaacaaaaactgcaagGTAGGGTATTTTATTTTCCACCATTTTTATGGCCACAAAATACTTTTGATGGTTTCAGGAGTCATTTTGTGGGCCATAGTTAATCAGCCCAGCACTGAATTACAAGTGTTGCCATTAGAAGGGAAGAGTGGGAGCATTATTCCATgtaatatatgcatatataaagCATATACTTGTAAACCTAAATAAGAAAGGTTATTGACCTTCATGTAGGTTAGTGATGAGTTTCTagccagggttagggttagggttagggttaacccTAACTCTAGCAACATAATGTTCGAtgaatcaaaactaaaaatatcatctaagaaagaaattattgtaaGAAGATTCCAACAAGAAATTGTGTTTTACATTTCCACTTAATAATgaggatttgtatagcacattaCCAAACAGGCCCATTCTTAGGCCCTGCAGGGCCCCAGGCATGGGCATATGCAGGACCCTCGATGCCACGATCGCCCCAGTTTTAACCAAAAGTGCGGAACCCCTTATGACCTTTAAAAGCCCgaggccctaggcagatgccttgTCTGTCTGCCCCTAAGCATGGCCCTGTTTCCAAAGATTTGGTTTATGTACATAATATGTAAACTGAATCATTTTATGAGAGTGAACACTGAGTAGTTAGTATGGTATCCAATGTGCAGTTCAGTTTGTAGGGTTTATTAGTGattcttgtctgttttctttcaacagCTCAGGGACGAACAGTTCGAAAAAGAAGATAATCGCTTTAGAAATGCAGAAAAAGCTGTAAAGGCCCTACTAAGAAGTGTAATGATTTATTTGGAGCGAATGAGGGTAAGAAATACTATGTGGGAAAgtgattttcatgtttattttaggtgtgtttttctgttcatgtggaCACTTAATTATAAGATTTTGACTTATCATTCTCCTATTGAAAAGCCAGGTTTGTTTTCCCTTGTAGAGAGCCAGACTATGATGTTGAAACAAAGTGGATCCCACTGATTtgcaacttcttttttttttgtttctccagGAAGTTTTTATCTGCCAAGACAACTTTGCAGAAGGCATTCTTTGTTACTATGGTGATGCAGTTTGTGAAGAGATCACACGCTACATGAAAGTTCATCAAGCAATGAAGGCACATCGTAAAATTTTGGTCAGTTAACATCAGTTTATCAAGTctgttattcattatttattattctgttgGTGTTCTTGGTTTTTTTCATCTCAAACACCTAAATGGCAAAAATCTTCACcactagatgatgatgatacatttTGACCAACCTAGTCACTGGCATAGATGAAAGAATGGATCAAAAATAGTAACTGAGGTCCAACATGTCAGATCTGCTTCTGAGAGCTGTCATGCCATATAGTGCTTGTCTACTTTGTTTCCACTCACAACCTTTTGCCGCACGAAGAATAGGTGCAGTTAATACAATTAGTAAACATCAAATTTTAAAGTATTGATGAGCAGTCAGTTCTCCCTCATTGTCACTTAGATCATCTTTAAcctttaaagacctacccaTTTAGTGACAGATATCACACTCAAAAGGCTCCTTTCAAATCGTTTATTAATGCCTCAAGCTTTGAAATTATAAGCAAAAACATGAATCTTAGGAAATTATTTTCTCACCTGTTCTAATCTCCTTTGGGCTTAACGCCATATGTGATGTCAATACCAGTGACATCATGGCTGAATTTGGAAAGCTCAAGTGCAGATATGGAAACATTGTATTGTCCTTGAATACACAGGAAAACAGTGATGGAATAAGTGTTCATATGTTCCCAACGGATTCATTGTTACTGTAGATGTGACCAGCGACCCAATATGTTGTTAGTGATGTGCACACAATGATGAGGAATATCTGCAGTTGTGTTCCCAAAAATATACCTGTACTTttccaatttgtttttaattttgtgcaggcgaaaatctctttttcttactGTTATTTACACCAACAACCATTTTAGCAACTGTGTCCACTGTAATGCAAATTAATCCCACCTTCTGGCCATTTATATTGCTTACCCAGGCACAGCGTGGATGCCACTGGCTCTGACATTGCATGTCATTCAAGCATATAGGAGCAAGATTTTGCATGACTTCCTGACTATAAGGGGCAAATCGCCAACTTTggaaattagataataaactGCTGTGTTTCAGgcactgaaatttacagaatatatttatccTATCTTTATCTACCAGGATCTGTTTATAAGTTAGGTCTTTAGAAGTTAAAGCAATGAACTAGAGGCATACAGAGAATACAGATAGCACTAGGTATCCAGTAGCTGCAGCCcaaggattttattttaatgctgcTTGGCTACTCGAGTGTAACATCatattggcttttttttttcttctctgaagCTTGATACCATTGAGGAGCTTGTGATTATACCACTCAATAAACTTGTGGCCTTGTTGGATGGTCCCAACAAAATTATCCAGAAACGTTTTGACAAACTTCTTGACTACAATAATTTGATTGGGCGTGGGAAGGAGGACAAGGtaacattttttcatattttctaaaGAACTGaggcaaaatattaaaaattgtaatttgaaaagaattttatgttggtttttttttgtgtgtgtgttagatgtGTGCTAAGTGCTAACTTCCACTTGCCAGTGTCCATAGCTGATGCAGTAAATCAAAGCAGAGAAAGTGTTTCTGGACTCTTGAGGCGGCCCAGAAATTCTAATGTAGATGGAACAATTCAGCTAGCTTTGTGAAATAACTAGCATTTTCAAATACATTCACTAAAGAACAGTTCTTTCTTCTATTACagatgatgtttatttaaagtaataaaatgtgtcaTTTTCTAATGTTGAGTGTCTAAATTTTTGGGCAGAGCAaccaaatattattattttgaatatgAATATGAAATGCGTAAAATACATTTGCTGACTTCAAATAAGTTTGGCACTGTGTAAACAGCATTTCACTTGCTAAATATGCTGAAGGTGTGGAAGTCCTATCAGCCAGATTGGTTGGTATGGCCTGTTCTTGCTACCTCTTGCATAAGCACTGCTCTCTCTTCTTAGCAAGCCAGTAGATACCTAttgtgtagtaataataataatcatgatttTATTTGAGAATTTAGCGTAACATTCTTTGGGTCAAGCATTTCAGGAGGCAGAGATTTGTCTGTGCAGGTAGTGCAGGCAGCCAAGAATGATTATGAGGCTATGAATGCTCAGCTGCTGGATGAACTTCCACAACTCTATGAGTTGTCATTGACCTTGATACGCTGTTGCTCTGCTGCATTTGTTCGAGCACAGAGAGATTTTTGGGATCGTGGCCTCAAAGAAAATTGTATTCTGTTAGAGGTAATTTCTTTCATCTATAAATGCATTCGCTGAAATGAAATGATTGTGGTTTTAGTcttaaaataactaaatttgCAAAGTACTAAACCTGTTAACAGCTGGATGTTGCACTCTCTATAGGTGGCAATTTTTATAGATTACCAAA
This is a stretch of genomic DNA from Pomacea canaliculata isolate SZHN2017 linkage group LG3, ASM307304v1, whole genome shotgun sequence. It encodes these proteins:
- the LOC112559977 gene encoding dynamin-binding protein-like isoform X1, with the translated sequence MRFSPEPSSDDESNAEVVADLKKRINENDVDIKKYEQEQLELEAKLSEVDTGKNDEIHSSLEFVKETLKGLREEEKRLKGNLFHVSPLEERLEKARLLAQQRKEEERLRSLEDKKQQEEQRAKRKETRKSVLDELIETEKSYLFCLQLCITTFYDSSSSMKVPESVDLEFLFGNMEEIADVSQRLFTQLESAVIGKEFEEQVVGTAFVDLAEDMKNTYAPYCRNHDDVLMVMEKHKDNPEVCEYFAAKVEEMRQKTNIFDVEAMLIKPVQRILKYPLLLNELQKCTEEDHPDKTAIRRAIEAMTNVATSINEYKRRKDLVYKYKKETDETFTMKIAKLNLHSIKKKSTRMRGRLSTNLGIALQLRDEQFEKEDNRFRNAEKAVKALLRSVMIYLERMREVFICQDNFAEGILCYYGDAVCEEITRYMKVHQAMKAHRKILLDTIEELVIIPLNKLVALLDGPNKIIQKRFDKLLDYNNLIGRGKEDKVVQAAKNDYEAMNAQLLDELPQLYELSLTLIRCCSAAFVRAQRDFWDRGLKENCILLELPSILGASKNIMESFNIQHAAAFDHVSSMSFIPRGFNPRIDPLRFDRKGSLRPPADAARPSLTVQSNSQSASQQEYLRQMYGVDRLYQVSQTTPASDVMDMAVSQGTLVAVIKDKDPMGGRQRWFVDDGVNKGFVQSSILTKVAPSLSGSTSDLTSDDTSDTTSIYSASMDDMDSSFFESQQQYPEVTTIESGDVLPSYYDAHLLHERYYAEFPFTARSENEASLVSGQEVVVLAKHDITGNTEWWLVDANGHQGYAPATYLRKVV
- the LOC112559977 gene encoding dynamin-binding protein-like isoform X2, with translation MKGFTEDGNFPFLLCFPCLRFGNLFHVSPLEERLEKARLLAQQRKEEERLRSLEDKKQQEEQRAKRKETRKSVLDELIETEKSYLFCLQLCITTFYDSSSSMKVPESVDLEFLFGNMEEIADVSQRLFTQLESAVIGKEFEEQVVGTAFVDLAEDMKNTYAPYCRNHDDVLMVMEKHKDNPEVCEYFAAKVEEMRQKTNIFDVEAMLIKPVQRILKYPLLLNELQKCTEEDHPDKTAIRRAIEAMTNVATSINEYKRRKDLVYKYKKETDETFTMKIAKLNLHSIKKKSTRMRGRLSTNLGIALQLRDEQFEKEDNRFRNAEKAVKALLRSVMIYLERMREVFICQDNFAEGILCYYGDAVCEEITRYMKVHQAMKAHRKILLDTIEELVIIPLNKLVALLDGPNKIIQKRFDKLLDYNNLIGRGKEDKVVQAAKNDYEAMNAQLLDELPQLYELSLTLIRCCSAAFVRAQRDFWDRGLKENCILLELPSILGASKNIMESFNIQHAAAFDHVSSMSFIPRGFNPRIDPLRFDRKGSLRPPADAARPSLTVQSNSQSASQQEYLRQMYGVDRLYQVSQTTPASDVMDMAVSQGTLVAVIKDKDPMGGRQRWFVDDGVNKGFVQSSILTKVAPSLSGSTSDLTSDDTSDTTSIYSASMDDMDSSFFESQQQYPEVTTIESGDVLPSYYDAHLLHERYYAEFPFTARSENEASLVSGQEVVVLAKHDITGNTEWWLVDANGHQGYAPATYLRKVV